GATGTCGTCGACCTCGGTCGACAGGTCATAGGTGGCGTGGTCGCCGCTGCGGCCGCGACCCCGGCGGTCGTGGACGAAACAGGTGAAGTGCTCGGCCAGGTGCTCGGTGGCCGGCAACCACTGGTCGCCGGTCGCGATGCTGCCGTGGGTGATCACCAGGGCCGGGCCGGAACCGCGGCGGTAGTAGCCCAGGGTGGTGCCATCGGCCGAGAGGGTGGTGCCGTACTCGACGGGCGGGGTCACGGCATCGGCCGTGGCAGAGCCCGTCCGGGCGTCGGCGATCACAGTCGCGTCACTCGTCATTGAGGTGCCTCCTGCGGCAGCGGAACGGAATGCCGACAAGTATGTGCCGTAATGGCGACGAGCGTCAAGAGAACGACACATATCTCGTCAGTCGGCGAGAACGGCCCCCAGGACGGCCTCCGCGGACGCCTTCAGCAGGTCGTGCGCGTCGATGAACAGCTCGAAGGCCCGTCGGCCCGGCCAGTCGTCCGGCACCAGCTCGGCCGGCAGATCGGGGTCCCGGAACGGGAAGCCGCGGTAGTCGCGCACCAGTCGCATGCGCAGGACCAACGCCTCCGCCCCCTGCGGGGGCTCGCGCCGACAGCGCCGCACCACCGGCTCCCAGCGCTGCAGCCAGGCCCGGTAGTCCCGGCCCAGTTCGTCGAGATCCCACGCCCGGCCAACCAGCTCGGCATCGGACGTGCCGTTGTCGCTGCGCGAACGGAAGACATCGAGCCGCACCGGCCCGTCGCCGGGGAAGGCCTCCGAGATGGCCGCAGCCCGGTCGTGCGGGCTGATCCAGACCGAGGGGGACAACGAGCCGAAACCCCACCAGGCCAGCCGTTTGCGCAGTTGATCACGCACGGCCCGCTCGGTCTCCGGCACCGAGTAGATGATCATCTGCCACTCCCCCGACCACGCCTCGTCGGCCCGGCGGAAGATGCGGTCGCGCCCTTCGTCGAGCAGTCGCCAGGCCGCATCGGTGAGGGCGTAGACGGTCTCCCGCCCCTCCCGTCTGCTGACCAGCCAGCCGTCCCGCCGCAGGCGCCCGACCACCACCCGCACGG
This window of the Nakamurella flava genome carries:
- a CDS encoding PaaX family transcriptional regulator C-terminal domain-containing protein, translated to MAKVLDGSVLPGRRDDGVKGDSVVEDGDADAVGATIKPRSLVFDLFGDYLRYRGGEVRLRHLSTLLGFFDIPESTVRVVVGRLRRDGWLVSRREGRETVYALTDAAWRLLDEGRDRIFRRADEAWSGEWQMIIYSVPETERAVRDQLRKRLAWWGFGSLSPSVWISPHDRAAAISEAFPGDGPVRLDVFRSRSDNGTSDAELVGRAWDLDELGRDYRAWLQRWEPVVRRCRREPPQGAEALVLRMRLVRDYRGFPFRDPDLPAELVPDDWPGRRAFELFIDAHDLLKASAEAVLGAVLAD